A part of Macrobrachium nipponense isolate FS-2020 chromosome 26, ASM1510439v2, whole genome shotgun sequence genomic DNA contains:
- the LOC135199641 gene encoding uncharacterized protein LOC135199641, translating to MPNASSKVKGELSLNDCLYPGPNLIEMLYDLLLKFRRDTYALISDISKAFHRVLLYPDDAKYAHFLWQRELRRAAMYAFNIVVFGITSSPYLLQQVLQTHFYKRGWEDIIKSFYVHNYLQTFVARELLEREYCQGKSLLDEAHMPLTGWASNCQEFDKQIDCKKPDEINVLRMNWDRREDKLSLKPKNAQSCRNSSHPLTKPKLLSLLVANFDP from the coding sequence ATGCCCAACGCATCCTCTAAAGTCAAGGGAGAACTGTCGTTGAATGATTGCCTTTATCCAGGTCCCAACCTAATTGAAATGCTATATGATTTGCTCCTCAAGTTTCGACGCGATACCTACGCGTTAATATCAGACATTTCAAAAGCTTTCCACAGAGTATTGCTATATCCCGATGATGCTAAATATGCACATTTTTTGTGGCAACGAGAGCTGAGACGAGCAGCCATGTACGCCTTTAACATTGTGGTTTTTGGCATAACCAGTAGCCCCTATCTCTTACAACAAGTGCTTCAAACCCATTTCTACAAACGGGGATGGGAAGATATAATTAAATCCTTCTATGTCCATAATTATCTGCAGACATTTGTGGCCAGGGAACTATTGGAAAGAGAATATTGCCAGGGCAAATCTTTGCTAGATGAGGCCCACATGCCTTTAACGGGGTGGGCAAGTAATTGTCAAGAGTTTGATAAGCAGATTGATTGCAAGAAACCCGATGAGATCAATGTTTTGCGAATGAATTGGGATAGAAGGGAGGATAAGTTGAGTTTAAAGCCCAAGAATGCCCAGAGTTGTAGAAATAGTTCCCATCCTCTTACCAAACCCAAGCTTCTGTCCCTTTTGGTAGCCAATTTTGACCCCTAG